The genomic stretch TTGGGATGTGGGTGTCAGTACGTGCAAATGTTCGTGTTTCCAGTGCTGCAAGACGGTCTGCAAGAGAGGCATTGCAGGTTGTTTCTGTTATAAAATATTGTCTCCAAAAGGTTTTAGATTGATATCTTTAACCTGCAAATGGTATGTACAGGTTGCAGTTCGTGCTGGCGGTTTCTCTGCCATTGTGGTTGTTGGTATGGCTGTAATTGGTATAGCCATTCTTTATTCCACATTTTATGTTTGGTTGGGGGTGGATTCGCCAGGTTCAATGAAGGTTACTGATTGTAGGTTTCAACTTTCCTTTTTATgtgaaagtaaataattaagtttgttattttaattgtcAGCTTATTATTTTATGCTTCAGAAGCTTTATAATGCTATAAATGATGATTTAGGCTGCTTCTGAGTTGTAAGGGTTCTATATATAtgattgtaatttatttttgtttagttattttttttccttcttgatTGGTTATCATTAGCACCAGAGATACGTCTTTTGAGTTAGCTGGAAATTCTTTTGCTTTCGCTTGTGTGAGATGATTCAAGTTGATTTGGGTAGCCTTTTCTCtatctttctttattatttcttgGCGGAGTAGTTCTGGAGTGTATCCTGTTATTCAGTGGACTTTAGTTGGATTTTATCTGAACACCTTCAGCCAGAGATGTGAGACTAAGACTCAGTGCACAAATTGATCCTCGTACTGTGTCTAGAAGCGAAATTTGTTTGAGTTATTAGACTAGTTAACTTTTGTATTGCGGGGGCAGTTGTTGATTTGCTGTcgaaaatcataatttaaattggTCTGATGAGCTGACTTGAGGGTTGAGAGGTAGGCAGCGTACAGATTATGAGTTACCAAGTGCTTTTGTGTGCAACTGAAAAAGAAGTATGAACTGAGAGATATGTACTGTAAACATAATTCTTTCAATTTGGAGTAAAGTTGTTATAGTATTGTGGGATATCTTCTGCCCTTAGTGTTCTCACTATTCCTAAGCATAAGTCATTCTGCTTATTCATCCTTAATTGGGATTTGTGATGATCAAAGCAGAAACACAATTTGGTTATGAACTGCAACATTTACCTTGGAGTCATACTTGACACTGGAGAAGTTTATAATACAGTGGAGCGAGGTTCAGGAAACCTCATGTCTTTTACAGTGTCTTGATGTCATGCTTTAGGAATTATGTCTTGTTCTTCTTTGCCTGTGGATCATCTTTGTATTGATGTAAATATGAAACATGGTATATGTTTACTTGGCATAGTTTGACATTTTATCTGCAGGGTCGTGGTTTACATTGCTCTTCTTTTTCTTAagacaatttttgttaaagttacAACTATGCTTTTGCTTGAATAGTTTGTAGTTTTGATGATAAATGGTCATCTTCAGTCTCAATGATGAGGTGTGATTTATTGTTTGTAACTGTGCATGCACAAATGCCATCTTTTCTCCTTCATATGTTTCACTGCAGTTGTCTTTTTAATTCTAACACATCatagttattttgtttttagaatTTTGTATTAAGATATTTGcaattatgataatttagttGATTTGTTTCTTGTTCTTTTCCAGTGCCTCTTCTTCTTGTGGGATATGGTTTTGGAGCATCATTTGTTGCTCTCTTCGCTCAGTTGGGTGGCGGAATATACACAAAAGCAGCTGATGTTGGGGCAGACCTTGTTGGAAAAGTGGAGCAGGGAATACCAGAAGATGATCCTCAAAATCCTGCTGTCATTGCGGATTTGGTATATTTCTTCACATCTTTGTTAACATTAGTAATTAATCTGTTAGTTTAGCATTcgacttctttttttttttttttctgttttgtcCATATTAATATTCTGAGGATACATCCAATGTAAATGAGCTGGGAAGTATAGTTAATAAATAAGGGAAGTTAGCCGGCCACTACAAAATAATCAATCCAAACATGTTTTAGGACATAGTTGTATTTCTCAATCTAATTATGGTTTACTGCATAATTAATAGAAATACTCTCAATTAATACAGCATATATTAAAGTTTTCTTCAGTTAATTAATTCAACCACCCCCTTCGGGTTTAAATCAAAGTATATTAGAATGTATTCCTGTGAATCCTAATAATCCTTAAGTTTCACCCCTTCGGGTCTAATCCGagcttttaaatttgaaataatatcaaaatgaagGATATTCTAAGTCTGTAAACAGACAAAATTATTccaattaacaaattttataaaaatttgtgacttgggagaaaattttctctctctctctctctctctctctctctatatatatgattatttttgcTACTTCAGTTGCAGGTATATCACAATGAATTCTTCAATTCTTGCTGCAATTTTTCTACTTTCTCTCCTGAGTTTCGCTGTTGAAAGTCGAAAACTCGACCACAAAGATAATGAATCTAGCACCGATGGCACCCGATGGGCGGTTCTGATCGCTGGATCAAATGGTTACGAAAGCTATAGACATCaggtaaatttattatttcaagataacaaataataattcatttgattaacctaaatttaattttgcagGCTGATGTTTGCCATGCATATCAAATTCTGAAGAGTGGAGGattaaaggatgaaaatataatagtttttatGTATGATGATATTGCTTTTGCCAAAGAGAATCCAACCCCTGGAATTATAATCAATAAACCAAATGGCACTGATGTTTATCATGGAGTCCCCAAGGTTTGTTTAactaattagttaatttttcattttgttttttaggtggtttatatataattaattgatatcaTTAATTTACAGGATTATACTGGTGAAAACGTTAATGCCAACAATTTTCTGGCTGTTATTCTTGGAAACAAAACTGCTCTCACTGGGGGCAGTGGCAAGGTTTTAAATAGTGGCCCAAATgaccatatttttatatattatgctGACCGTGGTGCCCCTGGCCTTCTTGGTAAATACCTTTTCTATTCAAACGTTCATATAACGTCCGCAGAGAATGTCTATCTTTTTAACATCTGCATGCGCTACAGAATTGCCTTCTGATGGTATTCTTTACGCAAAAGACCTGACTGATGTATTGCAGAAGAAATATGAAGccaaagcataaaaaaaaatggtaagtTATTAAGTAACTTACTACTTAAtatttaagagtttaattttgtgttgtaattttgataaaattagtagGTAATTTACGTTGAAGCGTGTGAGGCTGGGAGTATGTTCGAAGGACTTCTTCCAAAAACTTGGAATATTTATGTAATGACAGCATCAAATTCATCGGAAAGCAGCTGGGCTACGTATTGTCCTCAATATCCAGATGAACATAGTACTTGTTTGGGCGATGTGTTCAGTGTTTCTTGGTTGGAAGACAGGTTGGTTTTCCTCGAATTTTTACGATTATATTTTCCGAATTGGGTTATTATCGTTCATCCCTTCAaaaatcgtttttttttttttaacaatttgtaGAAAGTATTCAAACCccataatacattatttaattataaaaatattagttaattaCATAGCTTGGATTTAAGTTTGTGTCTGATGTGTTGCTTTATTTAGAGTtgactaattttatatataatttgtatgcaGTGAGAAACACGATTTGTAGATGGAAACCCTGGAGAAACAATTTCGAGTGGTATTTATAAActtgaagttttattttttaatttttcaaagatatttttaaaattgatttaattgttaaatgattttattatttatgttatttgattaatttataaaaaataattaaaattacaagtgAGAAAGAGAACAAGAGATACTTATAAATTCATGGGTTCTCATGTAATGAGATATGGAAGTGTAAAGGGAATTCAAAATGATTCAGTCTCCACTTATTTTGGAACAAATCCGCATAACTTCACTTTCAGGACTCAAACCTTTTCTTCTTTGCCACCAAAAATCCAAGTTCTTGACCAACGTGATGCCGATCTCAATTATCTTCAGCACAAggtttgttaatttaattaattatttcttaattaaattgattagcAAATCAACCTAGTTATGAAATGATTGTTAATTTTCAGTTTATACAGTTTAATAAAGCACCTAAAGGTTCTAATGAGAAGATTGAGGCTCAAAAACGATTTAAcgagaaaatttttcaaagacaaCGAGAAAATctcaatattcaacaaatttcaacaattttatttggCCCTAAAAATGGACAAAATATGATGCAATATGTTTGACCTGTCGGGCAACCTCTTGTCAACAATTGGGATTGCTTCAAAATGCTTGTACGTGCCCTTGTTTTcctaacaaattatatattataatacgtgtgtgtatatatatagagacacacacacatatacacatacacacacacacacatatacacttATATGACAGAGCATAATATAAGTTGAACTCAAATCTagttttatgtataatataattttgtgtatttgtTGATTAGATGGGACTTTATGAAGAGCATTGTGGAAGTTTTTAACATATGGAAAGAAGTATGCACGAGCAAAGGCAAATATGTGCAATTATGGGATCAATAAAGAGAGGATGATTATGGCATTAACCAAAGTTTGTAAACCAAACTGATTAAAAACCATTTACATCAAAAactatttcaataataaatatttgatttctaattcaatttcttttctcccttCATCTTCTTAATTACTCTTATGGTGTTGCAACAAAACTCTTTTTGTATCTTGACATAAACTCAGAGTTCTAGCATAATAAAACCACCACAATTGTGTTGCAGTGACACATTTTTGTATCACAGGCATCACAGCATGAGTCCGCCAAATTTGGTTGTGTCGCAGCATAAcatatgaaaaaacaattttgattttaCGCACGTATA from Mangifera indica cultivar Alphonso chromosome 6, CATAS_Mindica_2.1, whole genome shotgun sequence encodes the following:
- the LOC123218917 gene encoding vacuolar-processing enzyme alpha-isozyme-like translates to MYDDIAFAKENPTPGIIINKPNGTDVYHGVPKDYTGENVNANNFLAVILGNKTALTGGSGKVLNSGPNDHIFIYYADRGAPGLLELPSDGILYAKDLTDVLQKKYEAKA
- the LOC123218107 gene encoding vacuolar-processing enzyme-like, which encodes MNIVLVWAMCSVFLGWKTVRNTICRWKPWRNNFEWTQTFSSLPPKIQVLDQRDADLNYLQHKFNKAPKGSNEKIEAQKRFNEKIFQRQRENLNIQQISTILFGPKNGQNMMQYV